The Paralichthys olivaceus isolate ysfri-2021 chromosome 9, ASM2471397v2, whole genome shotgun sequence genome contains a region encoding:
- the LOC109645699 gene encoding gastrotropin-like translates to MAFTGKYELESQENYEEFLEALGLLSAKTDHKVVTDVVQDGNHFIWTQTIPNWTWSNSFTIDQECELETMKGSKFKATVTMADNKIAIEFPQYSLTAELSEDKLVMTCITPGEKGVTFKRVSKRI, encoded by the exons ATGGCGTTCACTGGGAAATATGAGCTGGAGAGTCAGGAGAACTACGAGGAGTTTCTGGAAGCTTTGG GGCTTCTCAGCGCCAAGACCGACCACAAAGTGGTGACGGACGTGGTTCAGGACGGGAACCACTTCATCTGGACGCAAACCATCCCCAACTGGACCTGGTCCAATAGCTTCACTATTGACCAGGAGTGTGAGCTGGAGACGATGAAGGGCTCCAAATTCAAG GCCACAGTCACTATGGCAGACAACAAGATTGCAATAGAGTTTCCTCAGTACAGCTTGACAGCAGAGCTGAGTGAAGATAAACTAGTGATG ACTTGCATAACTCCAGGAGAGAAGGGTGTGACTTTCAAAAGAGTCAGCAAACGGATCTAA
- the LOC109645797 gene encoding gastrotropin-like, protein MAFTGKYVLESTENYEEFLEALGINIPKNQGNEEIITEIYQNDEFSVTKSVKDKTWYNKFTIGKESELQTVDGEKFKTTVTLEGGKLKIQFPKFLYTAEVVNDKLVEVQAVGAVATKMISKKTK, encoded by the exons ATGGCTTTTACAGGGAAGTATGTGCTGGAGAGCACCGAGAACTACGAGGAGTTCTTGGAAGCTCTTG GAATTAATATCCCGAAAAACCAAGGAAATGAGGAAATCATAACAGAGATCTATCAGAATGACGAGTTCAGCGTGACTAAATCCGTGAAGGATAAAACCTGGTACAACAAATTCACCATTGGGAAGGAGTCGGAGCTGCAAACTGTGGATGGCGAGAAATTCAAG ACCACTGTCACTCTGGAGGGAGGTAAATTGAAGATTCAGTTTCCCAAATTCCTTTACACTGCTGAGGTGGTCAATGACAAGCTCGTCGAG gTCCAAGCTGTGGGTGCAGTAGCCACCAAGATGATtagcaagaaaacaaaatga